In Pedobacter sp. W3I1, one DNA window encodes the following:
- a CDS encoding trypsin-like peptidase domain-containing protein: MKKILGITVLAAFIGGAAAIGGYKLFEHNQTGSTITEKQNLYFANNPLKVSSAGTTDFTQAAAAVAPGVVHIKTTYAAQSGGGRSSSPFDMMEDFFGGGGRQMQRQPRAASGSGVIISQDGYIVTNNHVVENAEKVEVVLTDRRKVEAKVIGRDPNTDLALIKVNATGLPVVKMGNSDNVQVGEWVLAVGFPLDLNTTVTAGIVSAKNRSIGIIGREQQGSEITEEEYREYQRTGKRPDRPANTSIESFIQTDAAINPGNSGGALVNANGELVGINSAIASQSGYNQGYGFAIPVNLARKIVDDFMKYGSVKRGYIGVNFVPLSGEDKPEGIKTNEISGLYVNDVVAGGGAAAAGIKSGDVIKKVDGVVINDSPDLQERVGRLNPGDKVKLTVLRDGALKDYTVTLKGEASVGLTAKNAASKGAEVSKLGATFAPATQAQKSKYGINSGVVVTSVTTGKAFDNIGVEKGLIITKVNGQPVNSVADVQKALPLGRNNMVSISGVGEQGSYNYSFPAQ; the protein is encoded by the coding sequence ATGAAAAAAATATTAGGAATTACCGTGTTGGCTGCTTTTATAGGTGGGGCAGCAGCAATTGGAGGTTACAAACTATTTGAACATAACCAAACAGGCAGTACAATTACTGAAAAACAGAACTTATACTTCGCCAATAATCCGCTTAAAGTATCATCAGCTGGGACAACAGATTTTACGCAGGCAGCAGCAGCAGTTGCACCTGGTGTTGTGCACATTAAAACTACATATGCGGCACAAAGTGGCGGTGGTAGAAGTTCTTCTCCGTTTGATATGATGGAAGATTTCTTCGGTGGCGGTGGCCGTCAAATGCAACGTCAGCCTAGAGCGGCATCCGGTTCTGGTGTCATTATCAGTCAGGATGGTTATATCGTAACCAATAACCACGTGGTAGAAAATGCAGAGAAAGTTGAGGTGGTTTTAACAGACAGACGTAAAGTTGAGGCAAAAGTAATTGGCCGCGATCCGAATACCGATTTAGCATTAATTAAAGTAAATGCAACTGGTTTACCTGTAGTGAAAATGGGTAACTCTGATAATGTGCAGGTTGGAGAATGGGTTTTAGCGGTTGGTTTCCCATTAGATTTAAATACTACAGTAACAGCTGGTATTGTAAGTGCAAAAAATCGTAGCATTGGTATTATTGGTCGCGAGCAACAAGGCAGTGAAATTACAGAAGAGGAATATCGCGAATACCAACGTACCGGTAAAAGACCAGATCGCCCGGCAAATACCAGTATTGAATCATTTATCCAAACCGATGCTGCCATTAACCCGGGTAATAGCGGTGGTGCTCTTGTAAACGCAAATGGCGAATTGGTAGGTATCAACTCGGCAATCGCATCGCAAAGCGGATATAATCAAGGTTATGGATTTGCAATTCCAGTTAACCTGGCCCGTAAAATTGTGGATGATTTTATGAAATATGGCTCAGTTAAACGTGGTTACATTGGTGTTAACTTTGTGCCGTTAAGTGGCGAAGATAAACCTGAAGGCATTAAAACCAATGAAATAAGTGGTTTATATGTGAATGATGTGGTTGCTGGTGGTGGTGCTGCTGCGGCAGGCATTAAATCGGGCGACGTAATCAAAAAAGTTGATGGAGTGGTGATCAACGATTCACCTGATCTTCAGGAAAGAGTTGGTCGTTTAAACCCAGGTGATAAAGTTAAGTTAACCGTGTTGAGAGATGGTGCACTTAAAGATTACACCGTAACGTTAAAAGGAGAAGCTAGTGTTGGTTTAACTGCGAAAAATGCAGCGAGCAAAGGTGCTGAGGTTTCGAAATTAGGTGCAACTTTTGCCCCTGCTACCCAGGCTCAGAAATCAAAATATGGCATTAATAGTGGTGTAGTGGTAACATCAGTTACTACTGGTAAGGCTTTTGATAATATTGGTGTTGAAAAAGGTTTAATCATTACTAAAGTGAATGGACAACCTGTAAATTCTGTAGCTGATGTACAAAAAGCATTGCCTTTAGGCAGAAACAACATGGTGAGTATTTCTGGTGTTGGCGAGCAAGGTTCATATAACTATAGCTTCCCTGCGCAGTAA
- a CDS encoding efflux RND transporter periplasmic adaptor subunit, translating into MRKVTTLFFSMSIGMLLASCGNNDAAKKAAAAAAAGPQAYPVFTVTTQNTTLNSDYPATIEGIQNIDIRPKVDGFIEKILVDEGAVVKKGQLLFTINAPQYQQQVRTARAAISSAEADVNAAQLTVNKTKPLVEKDIISKYDLDAALLTLQSRKAALAQAKAELANAQVNLGYTSITSPVDGVVGSIPFRNGSLVSSSSTQPLTTVSNTSKVYAYFSLNEKQLLDFSNTYKGNTLAQQMKNIPAVSLVLADGTIYAQNGKIESINGQINTSTGSASLRATFPNPTFLLKNGASASVRIPQHVENAILVPQKSTIDLQGKKFVYILGDSAKVINTQIEVMELAKDNFYVVTKGLKAGDKVILEGFQSLKDGTKIKPEVKNTDSVYAEIKK; encoded by the coding sequence ATGAGAAAAGTAACAACTCTCTTTTTTAGCATGAGCATTGGTATGCTTTTGGCATCCTGCGGAAATAACGATGCAGCTAAAAAAGCTGCCGCTGCAGCAGCAGCTGGTCCACAAGCTTACCCTGTTTTTACAGTAACCACACAAAATACAACCTTAAATTCTGATTATCCGGCAACAATTGAAGGGATTCAAAACATCGATATCCGTCCGAAAGTTGATGGCTTTATCGAAAAAATATTGGTAGATGAAGGTGCGGTAGTTAAGAAAGGTCAGTTACTTTTCACCATTAATGCACCACAGTACCAGCAACAAGTTAGAACAGCAAGAGCCGCAATTAGCAGTGCAGAAGCTGATGTAAACGCTGCTCAGCTAACGGTAAACAAAACCAAACCTTTGGTAGAGAAAGATATTATTAGCAAATATGATCTGGATGCAGCATTGCTAACACTTCAAAGCAGAAAAGCTGCATTGGCACAAGCAAAAGCAGAACTGGCAAATGCACAGGTTAATTTAGGTTATACTTCGATTACCAGCCCTGTTGATGGTGTAGTTGGCAGTATCCCTTTCAGAAATGGAAGTTTGGTGAGCAGCAGCAGCACACAGCCATTAACTACTGTTTCTAACACCTCTAAAGTTTATGCATACTTTTCGTTAAACGAGAAACAGCTTTTAGATTTTTCTAATACGTATAAAGGGAATACGCTTGCGCAACAAATGAAAAACATTCCTGCGGTGAGTTTGGTTCTTGCCGATGGAACAATCTATGCGCAGAACGGTAAGATCGAATCAATCAACGGACAAATTAACACCAGCACTGGTTCGGCAAGTTTAAGGGCAACATTTCCAAATCCGACTTTCTTATTAAAAAATGGTGCAAGTGCATCCGTTAGAATTCCTCAGCACGTTGAGAATGCAATTCTAGTCCCTCAAAAATCGACGATTGATTTACAGGGCAAGAAGTTTGTTTACATTTTAGGCGATTCGGCTAAGGTGATTAATACTCAAATTGAGGTGATGGAATTGGCCAAGGATAATTTTTACGTGGTTACCAAAGGGCTTAAAGCAGGTGATAAAGTTATTTTAGAAGGCTTTCAATCTTTAAAAGACGGGACTAAAATTAAACCTGAGGTAAAAAATACCGATTCAGTTTATGCTGAAATAAAAAAATAA
- a CDS encoding four-helix bundle copper-binding protein — protein METRNNHNLIQVLLDCALACEHCASSCLKEEDINMMIDCIKLDRDCADICTQAARLLQRDSIIGHQYLLLCEEICRLCAAECSKHDHEHCRQCAVACEECADACHASHEPIHQD, from the coding sequence ATGGAAACAAGAAATAACCATAATTTAATCCAGGTTTTACTAGATTGCGCGCTAGCTTGCGAGCATTGTGCATCGTCCTGTTTAAAAGAAGAAGACATCAACATGATGATCGATTGTATTAAACTCGATAGGGATTGTGCAGATATCTGTACTCAGGCGGCCAGATTGTTGCAAAGAGATTCAATTATCGGCCACCAATATTTACTGCTTTGCGAAGAAATATGCAGGCTTTGTGCTGCTGAATGTAGCAAACATGATCATGAACACTGCAGACAATGTGCTGTTGCCTGCGAAGAATGTGCTGACGCTTGCCATGCCAGTCATGAACCAATTCATCAGGATTAA
- the dapF gene encoding diaminopimelate epimerase: MKINFFKYQGAGNDFILIDHTMSPLKNIDNQLVEQLCHRRFGIGADGLMFITKHEDYDFEMHYFNADGKLGSMCGNGGRCIVAFAKQLGIIDRETNFLAVDGPHYARISENGEWVDLQMIDVETITKDGEAYVLNTGSPHYVALKNDLKDFDVFTAGKNIRYNATYAEKGINVNFVEDKGDHLFVRTYERGVEDETYACGTGVTAVAMAMAKHKEQTGHIKTAIKVLGGDIKIEFDYDGKAFTNVFLCGPAKLVFEGEVG, encoded by the coding sequence ATGAAAATTAATTTCTTTAAATACCAGGGCGCAGGCAATGATTTTATTTTAATAGACCACACCATGAGTCCGTTAAAAAATATTGATAATCAACTCGTTGAACAACTGTGCCATAGAAGATTTGGCATTGGTGCCGATGGATTAATGTTTATTACCAAACATGAGGATTATGATTTTGAGATGCATTATTTTAACGCTGATGGCAAGTTAGGCAGCATGTGCGGAAATGGCGGCAGATGCATTGTTGCCTTTGCCAAACAGCTCGGAATTATCGACCGCGAAACAAACTTTTTGGCAGTAGATGGTCCGCATTATGCCAGAATTTCAGAAAATGGAGAATGGGTTGATTTGCAAATGATTGATGTAGAGACCATAACCAAAGACGGTGAAGCTTATGTATTGAATACTGGTTCGCCGCATTATGTTGCTTTAAAAAACGATTTAAAAGACTTTGATGTTTTTACTGCAGGAAAAAATATTCGCTACAATGCAACTTATGCAGAAAAAGGGATAAATGTAAATTTTGTAGAAGATAAAGGCGACCATTTATTTGTACGCACCTACGAGCGTGGTGTTGAAGATGAAACTTATGCCTGTGGCACCGGGGTTACAGCCGTAGCCATGGCCATGGCAAAACACAAAGAACAAACCGGCCATATTAAAACAGCCATTAAAGTTTTGGGTGGCGATATTAAAATAGAATTCGATTACGATGGTAAAGCATTTACCAATGTATTTTTATGTGGCCCGGCCAAATTGGTTTTTGAGGGGGAAGTGGGATAA